A genomic window from Pyxicephalus adspersus chromosome 2, UCB_Pads_2.0, whole genome shotgun sequence includes:
- the RAB3D gene encoding ras-related protein Rab-3D, protein MASASDPRQPQKDAADQSFDYMFKLLIIGNSSVGKTSFLFRYADDSFTSAFVSTVGIDFKVKTVYRNEKRVKLQIWDTAGQERYRTITTAYYRGAMGFLLMYDICNVESFNAVQDWATQIKTYSWDNAQVLLVGNKCDLEDERVIPAEDGRRLAEELGFEFFEASAKENINVKQVFERLVDVICEKMNESVENGPVPASGTAQLTDSSPKEQSNCSC, encoded by the exons ATGGCATCCGCCAGCGACCCGCGCCAACCCCAGAAAGATGCAGCCGATCAGAGCTTTGACTACATGTTTAAGCTCTTGATCATTGGAAATAGCAGTGTAGGGAAGACGTCTTTCCTCTTCCGCTATGCAGATGACTCCTTCACTTCAGCCTTTGTCAGCACAGTGGGGATAGACTTCAAAGTGAAGACCGTATACAGAAATGAGAAGAGAGTGAAACTGCAAATTTGG GACACAGCTGGCCAGGAGCGGTATCGGACAATCACCACTGCATATTACCGTGGAGCAATGGGTTTCCTGCTCATGTATGATATTTGCAACGTCGAGTCCTTCAACGCTGTGCAGGATTG GGCAACACAAATCAAAACATACTCCTGGGACAATGCACAGGTCCTGCTGGTAGGCAACAAATGTGATTTGGAAGATGAGCGAGTAATCCCAGCAGAAGATGGTCGTAGGTTGGCTGAAGAACTCG GGTTTGAATTTTTTGAGGCCAGCGCAAAAGAGAACATCAACGTGAAACAAGTCTTTGAGCGTCTGGTGGATGTCATCTGTGAGAAGATGAATGAGAGCGTGGAGAATGGACCGGTGCCAGCTAGTGGTACCGCGCAACTTACCGACTCATCTCCGAAGGAGCAGAGCAACTGCTCATGTTAG